One genomic region from uncultured Cohaesibacter sp. encodes:
- a CDS encoding DsbA family protein, whose amino-acid sequence MPTSAAEFNTEQKQEIESIISDYLLENPDLIRQVFTILSQQEAEKQKQAELERTKLAKQALVENQEELFNAKDQIVLGNPKGDVTLVEFLDYNCGYCKQAFGSMLELMDSDKKLRVVLKEWPILGPQSQEAALVAVGVTKVAPEKYWDFHKAMMTMRGTANKESALRVAEKLDIPRDELEKLYEDTDTRKPIMDAYRLADALNLNGTPGYVLGDEVIPGYISQEAFESKIANLRSCGSTNC is encoded by the coding sequence ATGCCAACCAGCGCAGCTGAATTCAACACTGAGCAGAAACAGGAAATCGAGTCCATCATTTCTGATTATCTTCTCGAAAACCCGGATCTGATCCGTCAGGTTTTCACCATCCTTAGCCAACAGGAAGCCGAGAAGCAGAAGCAGGCGGAACTTGAACGCACCAAATTGGCCAAGCAGGCGCTGGTGGAAAATCAGGAAGAACTGTTCAACGCCAAAGATCAGATCGTGTTGGGCAACCCTAAAGGTGATGTGACCCTTGTCGAGTTTCTCGATTACAACTGTGGCTATTGCAAACAGGCCTTCGGCAGCATGTTGGAATTGATGGACTCCGACAAAAAACTGCGTGTCGTTCTCAAGGAATGGCCAATCCTTGGCCCTCAATCGCAGGAAGCCGCTCTGGTTGCCGTGGGCGTTACCAAGGTAGCCCCAGAGAAATATTGGGATTTTCATAAAGCCATGATGACGATGCGTGGCACGGCCAACAAGGAATCCGCACTGCGCGTTGCCGAAAAGCTCGACATTCCGCGTGACGAACTGGAAAAGCTCTATGAAGACACCGACACGCGCAAGCCGATCATGGATGCCTACAGACTGGCTGATGCGCTCAACCTGAATGGCACGCCTGGGTATGTTCTGGGAGACGAAGTCATCCCGGGCTACATTTCTCAGGAGGCCTTTGAAAGCAAAATCGCCAACTTGCGCAGCTGCGGCTCGACCAATTGCTGA
- the aroQ gene encoding type II 3-dehydroquinate dehydratase produces the protein MTNTLYVLNGPNLNMLGLREPGIYGATTLKDIEEMCKEKAASMGWSIVFRQSNHEGELIDWIHEAREKSSGIIFNPAAFTHTSVALQDAIRAVSMPLIEVHLSNIHARESFRHHSYVSPAALGVICGLNAKGYVLAIEALVDHLESA, from the coding sequence ATGACCAACACTCTTTATGTTCTCAACGGCCCTAATCTCAACATGCTTGGTCTGAGAGAGCCCGGAATCTATGGCGCCACCACCTTGAAAGACATCGAGGAGATGTGCAAGGAAAAGGCAGCTTCCATGGGGTGGTCGATCGTCTTTCGGCAGAGCAATCATGAAGGTGAACTGATTGACTGGATTCATGAGGCCCGCGAAAAGTCGAGCGGCATCATTTTCAATCCTGCAGCCTTTACCCATACATCCGTCGCTCTTCAGGATGCGATCCGGGCGGTAAGCATGCCTCTTATCGAAGTTCATCTCTCCAACATTCACGCACGCGAATCTTTCCGTCATCATTCCTATGTCTCTCCCGCAGCGCTTGGCGTCATTTGCGGGCTCAACGCAAAGGGATATGTATTGGCGATCGAAGCGCTCGTGGATCATCTAGAAAGCGCATAA
- the accB gene encoding acetyl-CoA carboxylase biotin carboxyl carrier protein: protein MTKEKSKLDPDFIRQLAELVKSQDLTEIEIEQEDLRIRVAREIVVQQAVAAPQAVAPLAAPAAGAPAPSASAEAEAKLANAVRSPMVGTAYMSPEPGSAPFVSVGDQVSLGDTLMIVEAMKTMNQIPATKAGKITAILVEDAQPVEFDEPLVIIE, encoded by the coding sequence ATGACCAAAGAAAAAAGCAAACTTGATCCTGATTTCATCCGCCAGCTGGCGGAGTTGGTTAAGTCTCAGGACCTGACTGAAATTGAGATCGAGCAGGAAGACTTGCGTATTCGTGTTGCCCGTGAGATCGTCGTGCAGCAGGCCGTTGCAGCGCCTCAGGCTGTCGCTCCATTGGCAGCTCCGGCCGCAGGAGCACCAGCCCCTAGCGCGAGTGCTGAAGCCGAAGCGAAGCTTGCCAATGCCGTCCGTTCACCGATGGTCGGCACAGCCTATATGTCTCCAGAACCGGGCTCTGCTCCATTTGTCTCCGTCGGCGATCAGGTCAGCCTGGGCGATACGCTCATGATCGTTGAAGCCATGAAAACCATGAACCAGATTCCTGCCACCAAAGCCGGCAAAATCACGGCTATTCTGGTGGAAGACGCCCAGCCCGTCGAATTCGACGAGCCGCTGGTCATCATTGAATAA
- the accC gene encoding acetyl-CoA carboxylase biotin carboxylase subunit, whose translation MFSKVLIANRGEIALRVLRACKELGIQTVAIHSTADAEAMHVKLADESVCIGPPSARDSYLNIPQILAACEITGADAVHPGYGFLSENARFAQILEEHKISFIGPSAEHIRIMGDKIAAKQTAKRLGIPVVPGSEGGVDSPEEAKRVAAEMGYPVLIKAASGGGGKGMQVVHSEDKMELAFTTARSEAAANFGDSTVYVEKYLEKPRHIEVQVMGDGKGHAIHLGERDCSLQRRHQKVWEEAQSPALNSEQQNRIGDICAKAMQGLGYSGAGTIEFLYENGEFYFIEMNTRLQVEHPVTESITRIDLVNEQLKVACGAGLDIRQEDIKFQGHAIECRINAENPETFVPSPGKITYYHPPGGLGVRVDSGVYQGYSIPPYYDSLIGKLIVTGRNRVECMMRLRRALDEFVVDGIQTTLPLFRDLVDNADIANGAYDIHWLEKYLASK comes from the coding sequence ATGTTTTCAAAGGTTCTAATCGCAAACCGGGGTGAAATTGCCCTTCGCGTGTTGCGAGCCTGCAAAGAACTGGGCATCCAGACGGTGGCCATTCATTCCACCGCCGATGCCGAAGCAATGCATGTCAAGCTGGCAGACGAAAGCGTATGCATTGGTCCGCCATCTGCCCGTGACAGCTATCTCAATATTCCGCAGATTCTGGCTGCGTGTGAAATCACCGGCGCCGATGCGGTCCACCCCGGTTATGGCTTCCTGTCCGAGAATGCCCGTTTTGCGCAAATTCTCGAAGAGCACAAGATCAGCTTCATTGGCCCGAGCGCGGAGCATATCCGCATCATGGGCGATAAGATCGCAGCCAAGCAGACCGCAAAACGCCTCGGTATTCCGGTCGTTCCCGGCTCTGAAGGCGGGGTCGACAGCCCCGAAGAAGCCAAGCGAGTTGCCGCCGAAATGGGCTATCCGGTGCTGATCAAGGCTGCATCAGGCGGTGGCGGCAAGGGCATGCAGGTTGTGCATTCCGAAGACAAGATGGAACTTGCCTTCACCACAGCACGATCTGAAGCCGCGGCCAACTTTGGCGACTCCACCGTCTATGTCGAGAAATATCTCGAAAAGCCACGCCACATCGAAGTACAGGTCATGGGTGATGGCAAAGGCCACGCCATCCATCTGGGCGAACGCGATTGCTCCTTGCAGCGTCGCCACCAGAAGGTCTGGGAAGAAGCCCAATCCCCTGCCCTGAATTCGGAGCAGCAGAACCGGATTGGCGATATCTGCGCCAAAGCCATGCAGGGTCTGGGCTATTCCGGAGCTGGTACAATCGAATTTCTCTACGAGAATGGCGAGTTCTATTTCATTGAGATGAACACGCGCCTGCAGGTGGAGCATCCGGTCACCGAATCCATCACGCGCATTGACCTCGTCAACGAGCAGCTCAAGGTGGCTTGCGGTGCCGGTCTTGATATCCGTCAGGAAGACATCAAGTTTCAGGGCCATGCCATTGAATGCCGTATCAATGCCGAGAACCCGGAGACCTTCGTGCCTTCACCGGGCAAGATCACCTATTATCATCCACCAGGAGGCCTCGGTGTGCGCGTTGATTCCGGCGTCTATCAGGGCTATTCCATTCCGCCTTACTATGACAGCCTGATCGGCAAACTGATCGTAACCGGCCGCAACCGGGTGGAATGCATGATGCGTCTGCGGCGCGCGCTGGACGAATTCGTCGTAGATGGAATCCAGACCACGCTGCCTCTGTTCCGCGATCTGGTTGACAATGCCGACATCGCCAACGGTGCTTATGATATTCACTGGCTGGAAAAATATCTTGCTTCCAAGTAA
- the aat gene encoding leucyl/phenylalanyl-tRNA--protein transferase → MTDDSSFMEITPQILLRAYACGIFPMAESADDPSMFWIEPEMRGIIPLDAFHIPKRMRRTMRTTPFQIRVDTDFGGVMDACAEAAPDRPTTWINPQIHMLYRELFDMGHCHSVEVWDGERLVGGLYGVSLGRAFFGESMFSRERDTSKMALIHLVERLNAGGFTLLDTQFITDHLKQFGTIEIPKEEYHALLDHAMQTRADFYALDKEAKDEA, encoded by the coding sequence ATGACTGACGACTCATCCTTCATGGAAATCACCCCCCAGATTCTTCTCAGGGCTTATGCCTGCGGCATATTTCCTATGGCTGAAAGCGCCGATGACCCTTCCATGTTCTGGATCGAACCGGAGATGCGCGGCATCATCCCACTAGACGCCTTTCACATCCCCAAAAGAATGCGCCGTACCATGCGTACGACCCCCTTTCAGATTCGCGTCGACACGGACTTCGGCGGCGTCATGGATGCCTGTGCAGAAGCAGCTCCAGATCGCCCCACAACCTGGATCAATCCGCAAATCCATATGCTCTATCGTGAGCTGTTTGACATGGGGCACTGCCATTCAGTGGAAGTGTGGGATGGGGAGCGGCTCGTAGGTGGCCTTTATGGCGTCAGCTTGGGGCGGGCGTTTTTTGGCGAAAGCATGTTCTCACGCGAGCGGGATACTTCCAAGATGGCGCTGATCCATCTGGTTGAACGGCTCAACGCAGGCGGTTTCACGCTGCTGGATACGCAGTTCATCACCGACCATCTCAAGCAGTTTGGCACCATCGAGATACCCAAGGAAGAATATCACGCACTGCTGGACCATGCCATGCAGACGCGCGCCGACTTCTATGCTCTCGACAAAGAAGCAAAAGACGAGGCGTAA
- a CDS encoding DUF2155 domain-containing protein has protein sequence MASLFLLGCLMSLQVKAEDVSNPVATFAGLDKITARMIQFDVYINETVQFGSLQVTPRVCYTRPETERQEETAFVEVDEITLERKVRRIFTGWMFASSPGMNAVEHPVYDVWLVGCKQSTEVPSPN, from the coding sequence ATGGCTTCTCTGTTCTTATTGGGTTGCTTGATGAGCTTGCAGGTCAAGGCAGAAGATGTTTCCAATCCGGTTGCCACTTTCGCCGGTCTGGACAAGATCACCGCCCGAATGATCCAGTTTGATGTCTATATCAATGAGACAGTGCAGTTCGGTTCCCTGCAGGTGACACCGCGGGTCTGCTATACGCGTCCGGAAACGGAACGGCAGGAGGAAACCGCATTTGTCGAGGTGGACGAGATCACGCTTGAACGCAAAGTGCGGCGGATCTTTACCGGCTGGATGTTCGCCTCCAGCCCCGGCATGAATGCGGTCGAGCATCCGGTCTATGATGTCTGGCTGGTTGGCTGTAAGCAGTCCACAGAAGTGCCTTCACCCAATTGA
- a CDS encoding NADH:ubiquinone oxidoreductase subunit NDUFA12 has protein sequence MKNFLLLLFTWWGKTTFGTWLHTKRFGIFVGQDTFGNTYYKQNVSKNKSYTGNRKGERRWVVYANPAEASAIPAGWHGWMHYRTDVPPSEQAIQHWSWEREHQPNMTGTVRAYRPKGSLLTAKTSQPDTAPDYEAWTP, from the coding sequence ATGAAAAACTTTCTGCTTCTTCTGTTCACATGGTGGGGTAAAACGACGTTCGGAACCTGGTTGCATACCAAACGGTTTGGGATTTTCGTTGGTCAGGACACTTTTGGCAACACATATTACAAGCAGAATGTCTCCAAGAACAAAAGCTACACGGGCAATCGCAAGGGCGAACGTCGTTGGGTGGTTTATGCCAATCCTGCGGAGGCGAGTGCTATTCCGGCCGGTTGGCATGGCTGGATGCATTATCGTACCGATGTTCCGCCCAGCGAGCAGGCCATTCAGCACTGGTCCTGGGAGCGTGAGCATCAGCCGAACATGACCGGCACCGTGAGGGCCTATCGTCCGAAGGGATCCCTTTTGACGGCTAAGACCTCTCAACCCGATACGGCACCAGACTATGAGGCATGGACGCCCTAG
- a CDS encoding response regulator — protein MLDGFLEHHAAYGLSIESLDIVIVDDSKSVLTMIRSMISSMKVARVRTYDRADVALHAIMHEPPNVIVTDLNMAPMSGMQLLSLIRNATMKPLCYIPVIVVTAHATEQRVAKLFETGAHHVLAKPMSSAAIQQRIASLCSDKRLMLLDGDRYVIDGMEEVLEEKRNRLRSLAKARQFHEQILPQARRSQRDVDRILHKADQEEEFIESQVKPSLWSGRGAGRSNKESDAASTSSRPSRSPRFASVGGRRR, from the coding sequence ATGTTGGATGGATTTTTGGAACATCATGCGGCTTACGGGCTCAGTATCGAATCGCTTGATATCGTGATCGTTGACGACTCCAAATCAGTGCTGACAATGATTCGATCAATGATTTCTTCGATGAAGGTCGCTCGGGTTCGCACCTATGATCGTGCCGATGTTGCGCTGCATGCCATTATGCATGAGCCGCCCAATGTTATCGTGACTGACCTCAACATGGCCCCCATGTCTGGTATGCAGCTGCTCAGCCTTATCCGCAACGCGACGATGAAGCCGCTATGCTACATTCCGGTGATCGTGGTGACGGCCCATGCGACAGAGCAGCGAGTCGCCAAACTGTTTGAAACCGGGGCGCATCATGTCCTGGCCAAGCCCATGTCATCTGCTGCGATTCAGCAAAGGATCGCATCCCTATGCAGCGACAAGCGGCTTATGCTCCTTGATGGGGATCGCTATGTGATTGATGGTATGGAAGAGGTGCTTGAGGAAAAGCGCAACAGATTGCGCTCTCTTGCCAAGGCGCGCCAGTTCCATGAACAGATCTTGCCGCAGGCCAGACGGAGCCAGCGTGATGTTGACCGTATTCTGCACAAAGCGGACCAAGAGGAAGAGTTTATCGAGAGTCAGGTCAAACCGTCCCTCTGGAGCGGGCGTGGTGCAGGACGATCCAACAAAGAGAGTGATGCTGCATCTACGTCCTCAAGGCCATCGCGCTCACCGCGTTTCGCCAGTGTAGGCGGGCGGCGGCGTTAG
- a CDS encoding vitamin B12-dependent ribonucleotide reductase produces the protein MRVERRYTTEGKSAYDSIEFRKATSEIRNPDGSIVFRLENIDVPTSWSQVAADILAQKYFRKAGVPAVLKRVEENSVPSWLWRSVPDEDALSQLPEDERFGPEMTSQQVFDRLAGTWTYWGWKGGYFDTDADARAFYDELRYMLCTQRVAPNSPQWFNTGLHWAYGIDGPSQGHHYVDFETGRLTRSATAYEHPQPHACFIQSISDDLVNEGGIMDLWVREARLFKYGSGTGTNFSSLRSEGEPLSGGGKSSGLMSFLKIGDRAAGAIKSGGTTRRAAKMVVVDIDHPDIEAYINWKVKEEEKVAAIVTGSKIVSKHLKAIMKACVNCQGSNDECFDPAKNPALKREIRAAKKMQVPENYIRRVIQFAKQGYKDIEFDTYNTDWDSAAYLTVAGQNSNNSVRITDDFLNAVKEDRDWNLIGRIKGDVRKTVKAKELWEQIGYAAWASADPGLQFHTTINDWHTCLADGEIIASNPCSEYMFLDNTACNLASINLLQFLQQDGNFAVEEFEHTVRLWTMVLEISVLMAQFPSPEIAERSYLYRTLGLGYANIGGLLMTSGIPYDSDEGRAICAAISALMTGTSYATSAEMAKELGAFERYEANSSHMLRVIRNHRRAAYGHTDGYEDLDINPVPLDHESCKDKALINHAVEAWDKALELGQQYGYRNAQTTVVAPTGTIGLVMDCDTTGIEPDFALVKFKKLAGGGYFKIINRTVPNALKKLGYNDQQIKDIETYAVGHGTLKSCNAISHNALKDKGLTDEKLETIEGGLASAFDIKFAFNKWTLGEDFCKEVLGASDEQLDDPHFDLLAHMGFSKEEIDVANIHVCGAMTLEGAPHLKDEHLPVFDCANPCGRIGKRYLSVESHIRMMAASQPFITGAISKTINMPNDASVEDCKNAYMMSWQLALKANALYRDGSKLSQPLNSQLLDDDEDEAEDAVEAIAAAPMPERAALVSEKVVERVVERVVEHRVRERLKLPDRRKGYTQKATVGGHKVYLRTGEYDDGQIGEIFIDMHKEGAAFRSLMNNFAIAISLGLQYGVPLDEYVDAFTFTRFEPAGMVQGNEAIKNATSILDYVFRELAVSYLDRHDLAHVNPDDIATTSTGKGSAEGKIPVPISKGLLRGKAERFKLVDGKEYARLQEEHAHNHSHDHDHDHSHAATPTTKTAIPSSSATMLKPDSQVQPGSAPAVGKTESKADQIALARMKGYEGESCPECGNFTMVRNGTCLKCDTCGATSGCS, from the coding sequence ATGCGTGTAGAGCGGCGCTATACCACTGAAGGAAAATCAGCATACGATTCCATCGAGTTTCGTAAGGCTACGAGTGAAATCCGCAACCCGGACGGGTCCATCGTATTTCGCCTCGAAAATATCGATGTGCCCACAAGCTGGTCTCAAGTGGCCGCAGATATTCTTGCTCAGAAATATTTCCGCAAGGCAGGCGTGCCGGCTGTTCTGAAACGCGTTGAAGAAAATTCCGTTCCATCCTGGCTGTGGCGCTCCGTGCCGGACGAAGACGCGCTGAGCCAGCTCCCCGAAGACGAACGCTTCGGCCCGGAAATGACTTCCCAGCAGGTCTTTGACCGTCTCGCAGGTACATGGACCTATTGGGGCTGGAAAGGTGGCTATTTTGACACCGACGCCGACGCCCGCGCCTTTTATGACGAACTGCGCTACATGCTCTGCACCCAGCGCGTCGCCCCGAACTCTCCGCAGTGGTTCAACACCGGCCTGCATTGGGCCTATGGCATCGACGGTCCGAGCCAGGGTCACCATTATGTCGACTTTGAAACCGGCCGCCTGACCCGCTCCGCAACCGCTTATGAACATCCGCAGCCGCATGCCTGCTTCATCCAGTCCATCTCTGATGATCTGGTCAACGAAGGCGGCATCATGGATCTGTGGGTGCGCGAAGCTCGTCTGTTCAAATATGGTTCCGGTACCGGCACCAACTTCTCCTCTTTGCGCTCCGAAGGCGAACCCCTTTCCGGTGGCGGCAAGAGCTCTGGCCTGATGTCCTTCCTGAAAATCGGCGACCGCGCCGCTGGCGCCATCAAGTCTGGCGGCACCACGCGCCGCGCAGCCAAGATGGTTGTGGTCGACATCGACCATCCGGATATCGAGGCCTACATCAACTGGAAGGTGAAGGAAGAAGAGAAGGTCGCCGCAATCGTTACCGGCTCCAAGATCGTTTCCAAGCACCTCAAAGCCATCATGAAGGCCTGTGTCAATTGCCAAGGCTCCAACGATGAATGCTTTGACCCGGCAAAGAACCCTGCCCTCAAGCGCGAAATCCGCGCTGCAAAGAAGATGCAGGTTCCGGAAAACTATATCCGTCGCGTCATCCAGTTTGCCAAACAGGGCTACAAGGATATCGAGTTTGATACCTACAACACCGATTGGGATAGCGCAGCTTATCTGACGGTGGCTGGCCAGAACTCGAACAACTCCGTTCGCATCACCGATGACTTCCTCAACGCAGTGAAGGAAGACCGCGACTGGAACCTCATTGGCCGCATCAAGGGCGACGTTCGCAAGACCGTAAAAGCGAAAGAGCTTTGGGAACAGATCGGCTACGCCGCATGGGCTTCTGCCGATCCGGGCCTGCAGTTCCACACCACGATCAACGACTGGCACACATGCCTGGCTGATGGCGAGATCATCGCCTCCAACCCCTGCTCGGAATATATGTTCCTTGACAATACGGCATGTAACCTGGCCTCCATCAACCTTCTGCAGTTTCTGCAGCAGGACGGCAACTTCGCTGTCGAGGAATTCGAACATACCGTCCGTCTGTGGACCATGGTTCTGGAAATCTCGGTTCTGATGGCCCAGTTCCCGTCTCCGGAAATCGCAGAGCGGTCTTATCTTTATCGTACCCTTGGTCTGGGCTATGCCAACATCGGCGGCTTGCTGATGACCTCCGGTATCCCTTATGACAGCGACGAAGGCCGCGCCATCTGTGCCGCCATCTCCGCACTCATGACCGGCACGTCTTATGCCACCTCGGCTGAAATGGCCAAGGAACTGGGTGCCTTCGAGCGCTATGAGGCCAACTCGTCCCACATGTTGCGTGTCATCCGCAACCATCGCCGTGCAGCCTATGGCCACACCGATGGCTATGAGGATCTCGACATCAATCCGGTGCCGCTCGACCATGAAAGCTGCAAGGACAAGGCCCTGATCAACCATGCTGTCGAAGCATGGGACAAGGCCCTCGAACTCGGCCAGCAATATGGCTATCGCAACGCCCAGACCACCGTGGTCGCCCCAACCGGCACCATCGGCCTTGTCATGGACTGCGACACCACCGGCATCGAGCCAGACTTCGCTCTGGTCAAATTCAAGAAACTCGCTGGTGGCGGTTACTTCAAGATCATCAACCGTACCGTTCCTAATGCCTTGAAAAAGCTTGGTTATAACGACCAACAGATCAAAGACATCGAAACCTATGCGGTTGGCCATGGCACGCTGAAAAGCTGCAACGCCATCAGCCACAACGCCCTGAAGGACAAAGGCCTGACGGACGAGAAGCTGGAAACCATCGAAGGTGGTCTTGCCAGTGCATTCGACATCAAGTTTGCCTTCAACAAGTGGACCCTTGGCGAAGACTTCTGCAAAGAGGTGCTTGGCGCGAGCGATGAACAGCTTGACGATCCGCATTTCGATCTGCTGGCCCACATGGGCTTCAGCAAGGAAGAAATCGACGTTGCCAACATTCATGTCTGCGGTGCCATGACCCTTGAAGGCGCTCCGCACCTGAAGGATGAGCATCTTCCGGTCTTTGACTGCGCCAACCCATGTGGCCGCATCGGCAAGCGTTATCTCTCGGTGGAAAGCCACATCCGTATGATGGCAGCGTCCCAGCCCTTCATCACCGGCGCGATCTCCAAGACGATCAATATGCCGAATGATGCATCGGTTGAGGATTGCAAGAACGCCTACATGATGTCCTGGCAGCTGGCACTGAAAGCCAACGCCCTGTATCGCGATGGTTCCAAGCTGTCCCAGCCGCTCAACAGCCAGCTGTTGGACGACGATGAGGACGAGGCGGAAGATGCTGTCGAAGCAATTGCTGCTGCACCAATGCCGGAACGTGCGGCTCTGGTGTCCGAGAAGGTTGTCGAGCGTGTGGTTGAACGGGTTGTCGAGCACCGCGTGCGCGAACGTCTCAAACTGCCTGATCGCCGTAAGGGCTACACCCAGAAGGCAACTGTTGGCGGCCATAAGGTTTACTTGCGTACAGGCGAATATGACGATGGTCAGATCGGCGAAATCTTCATCGATATGCACAAGGAAGGCGCCGCTTTCCGTAGCTTGATGAACAACTTTGCAATCGCCATTTCTCTCGGCCTGCAATATGGTGTGCCGCTTGATGAATATGTCGACGCCTTCACCTTCACCCGGTTTGAACCGGCTGGCATGGTGCAGGGCAACGAAGCCATCAAGAACGCCACGTCCATTCTTGACTATGTCTTCCGCGAGCTGGCCGTGTCCTATCTGGATCGCCACGATCTGGCTCACGTCAATCCGGATGACATCGCCACGACCTCGACGGGCAAAGGCAGCGCCGAAGGGAAGATCCCTGTTCCGATTTCCAAGGGGCTTCTGCGCGGTAAGGCTGAACGCTTCAAACTCGTGGATGGCAAGGAATATGCGCGTCTGCAGGAAGAGCACGCCCATAACCATAGTCATGACCATGATCATGATCACAGTCATGCGGCGACGCCAACCACCAAGACGGCCATTCCGTCCAGCTCGGCAACGATGCTCAAACCGGACAGTCAGGTTCAGCCAGGCTCAGCCCCAGCTGTCGGAAAGACCGAGAGCAAGGCAGACCAGATCGCACTGGCCCGCATGAAAGGCTATGAAGGCGAAAGCTGCCCAGAATGCGGCAACTTCACCATGGTGCGCAACGGCACCTGCCTGAAATGCGACACCTGTGGTGCAACGAGCGGCTGCTCTTAA
- a CDS encoding LysE family translocator: MTIEFLLTSLFIVITPGTGMIYTLVVTLRRGLRMGLLAALGGTLSIISHITAAVLGLAALLHASAMAFQMVKFAGVAYLLFMAYKMLKDKEQFDADHLDDASVQGPSALGIVRDGILLNLLNPKLSIFFLAFLPQFIDVNTASPMFDMVELGGIFMVMTLLVFALVGVAAASVRDKLLSRPAVMAWLKRGFAATFVALGAKLALTQR; encoded by the coding sequence ATGACCATTGAATTCCTTCTCACTTCGCTTTTTATTGTGATAACGCCGGGAACGGGCATGATCTACACGCTCGTTGTAACCTTGCGCAGAGGCTTGCGCATGGGGTTGCTTGCTGCACTAGGCGGCACACTCTCGATTATCTCTCATATCACCGCGGCGGTGCTGGGGCTTGCCGCCCTGTTGCATGCCAGTGCAATGGCCTTTCAGATGGTCAAATTTGCAGGCGTCGCCTATCTTCTGTTCATGGCCTACAAGATGTTGAAGGACAAGGAACAGTTTGATGCGGATCATCTGGATGATGCATCCGTGCAAGGGCCGTCAGCTTTAGGCATCGTGCGCGACGGGATTTTACTCAATCTACTCAACCCGAAACTGTCGATCTTTTTTCTCGCTTTCCTGCCGCAATTCATCGATGTGAACACAGCAAGTCCGATGTTCGATATGGTGGAATTGGGAGGCATCTTCATGGTGATGACGCTTCTTGTTTTTGCCCTTGTTGGTGTTGCGGCGGCCTCTGTGCGGGACAAGCTGTTGTCTCGTCCGGCTGTGATGGCGTGGTTGAAACGCGGCTTTGCTGCGACCTTTGTGGCGCTTGGTGCGAAGCTCGCTCTGACGCAACGCTGA